TCGAACGACTTGAAGATGGCCATCTAGATGCAGCTATTGCAGCTACACCGCTAAATCTTGATTCTATTAAAGAACGTCCTTTATATTATGAACCTTTTGTAGCTTACATTCCTGCTAACCATAAATTACATTCCGTTGAAAAAATAACTACAGAAGATTTAGATCTTAATGATATGCTGTTATTAGAAGATGGACATTGCTTTAGAGATGGTGTAATTAATTTATGTAAAGCAAACCGAAATTATGAAGAAGATACCTTCTCTCTAGAGAGTGGTAGCTTTGAGACTTTAGTGCGACTAGCTAATGAGGGATTAGGCATGACACTTCTGCCCTACCTCCATACGCTTGAAATTAAAAGTGAAGAGAAAAAATATTTACATTTTTTCAAAGACCCGGCACCCGCAAGAGAAGTTAGCTTACTCTATCACAAAAGTGAATTAAAAATGCAAATTATAGAATCATTGAGAAACACTATTGCAGGTGTGGTGAAGGGAGCTATTACTTTTCAAAATGTGCAAATTATAAGTCCTATTCCTCAGAAAAAATAATTAAATAAATACATAAAAAAAAGGGCTTCTAAGAAGCCCTTTTTTAATATTTCACTTTAAACACTAAGATAAATCACACATTGATTAAGTTCTGGATTAGTTTTAGTTATTTCTTGAATCCAGACACGAAGTTCTTCTATTTCATACGGGAGTAGTCGTTTTGCAGCCTTCTGTAATTCTTTGCAGAAAAGTACACTATCAAAACTTACTTTTTTTAAGATCGTCTTAGTATACTCAA
The sequence above is a segment of the Leeuwenhoekiella sp. MAR_2009_132 genome. Coding sequences within it:
- a CDS encoding LysR family transcriptional regulator, which produces MTITQLKYVLAVAENQNFTKAAEKTFVTQPTLSMQIQKLEDELDIIIFDRGKKPIELTDIGRKIVIQARNIVNEANRITDIVDQQKGFIGGEFRLGVIPTVMPTLLPMFLRNFINKYPKVKLKIEELPTETIIERLEDGHLDAAIAATPLNLDSIKERPLYYEPFVAYIPANHKLHSVEKITTEDLDLNDMLLLEDGHCFRDGVINLCKANRNYEEDTFSLESGSFETLVRLANEGLGMTLLPYLHTLEIKSEEKKYLHFFKDPAPAREVSLLYHKSELKMQIIESLRNTIAGVVKGAITFQNVQIISPIPQKK